One genomic segment of Besnoitia besnoiti strain Bb-Ger1 chromosome VII, whole genome shotgun sequence includes these proteins:
- a CDS encoding hypothetical protein (encoded by transcript BESB_076910), whose translation MAGAACDAGVALFRARLLVSALSALSSLPSASALLASSSSFARMSPSSLRSCSFSSQGSARVSRRPSSPCLPAPSLSSAAGGAASSAASSCLQSTSSPCLPSVSASFSSSLPVSLLAASSSPLSLSLFFFSAQKASRPLAPVLLSRGISFKNRAEWRAFMRLPPKSRVEPRRSIPRIYPWRMAHNPLPRRYPLYKHRTLFLPLSLPSYAPQPAISGVPVAPLTVTSNAADLPHSFLLQKAVRELQPLAVRGSSSSVTSSSSSASLSPSSPLELPHVLRDGSVRSRRGAAAPPSCVAARAAALRRDAVEVASQFSSAAAAPHPPPPLRASGATYSGAFVVLYSADEFASFAAVRAFLDARAPGVRLEGRQEAGAGLFKILRRDDSLPVFVKDETNRPDKTRRTALARRETGTAAVRNILLACGAAGDPSAV comes from the exons atggcgggcgcggcttGCGACGCGGGTGTCGCGCTTTTCAGGGCGAGGTTGCTCGTCAGTGCCCTCTCTGCCTTGTCATCTCtgccttccgcttctgctcttctcgcttcttcctcctctttcgcgcgcatgtctccttcttctctgcgttcttGCTCGTTTTCTTCCCAGGGCTCCGCCCGCGTGTCGCGACGCCCGTCTTCTCCCTGTCTTcctgctccctctctctcgtctgcggccggtggcgctgcttcctccgctgcctccagTTGTCTCCAATCTACTTCTTCGCCTTGTTTACCTTCTGTGAGCGcctctttttcgtcttctcttcccgtatctcttctcgctgcatcttcgtctcctctctcgctttcgctctttttcttctccgcacAGAAAGCAAGCAGGCCCCTGGCGCCGGTCTTGCTGTCTCGGGGCATCTCCTTCAAGAACCGCGCGGAATGGAGGGCCTTcatgcgtctgccgcc GAAGTCGCGCGTGGAGCCTCGGCGTTCCATCCCGCGTATTTACCCGTGGCGGATGGCGCACaatcctctgcctcgccggtATCCGCTTTACAAGCACCGCACGCTTTTTctcccgctgtctctcccctcgtatgcgccgcagcctgcgatCTCTGGCGTGCCCGTTGCGCCGCTGACTGTGACAAGCAACGCCGCCGATCTCCCGCAttcctttcttctgcagAAGGCCGTACgggagctgcagccgctcgcggtgcgcggctcttcttcttccgtgacttcctcttcttcctctgcctctttatctccctcttcgccgcttgAGCTGCCGCACGTCCTCAGGGACGGCAGcgtccgcagcagacgcggcgccgctgcccccccctcgtgcgtcgccgcccgcgcagcggcgctgcggcgcgacgccgtcgaGGTCGCCTCGCAGttctcgtctgcagcggctgcgccgcatcccccccctcccctccgcgcgtcgggcgccacGTACTCGGGAGCTTTCGTGGTCCTCTACTCCGCAGACGAgttcgcgtccttcgcggcagttcgcgcctttctcgacgcgcgcgcgccgggagTAAGGCTGGAGGGGCggcaggaggcgggcgcTGGCCTCTTCAAAATCCTCcgcagagacgatagcttGCCGGTCTTCGTGAAGGACGAGACGAATCGACCCGACAAAACTCGAAGGACAG ccctGGCGCGACGTGAAACAGGGACGGCGGCAGTTCGCAACATTCTCCTCGCATGtggcgcagctggcgacCCGTCAGCGGTTTGA
- a CDS encoding hypothetical protein (encoded by transcript BESB_076920), protein MSFAAAPPAAGIAQQAQALWAMLDDLAESDPERYRRFIQQQMEEARGAQGAASSSSPSSSSSPPPLSSSPPSSSSSSSASASPSSLSQSSPPPDPFRPSPGFVIRTQLNILSPVGGADSRKASALESESPPPLIEELDDFGAKQPSAAKPATGERKTLEVLEYFVNVCFSPLVKAPTPKSADGVCTLPEQLDDAFLPISVGFRRLLPVKDKRDTALSADARPEQGGLASAAEKLQAVPLFLDEEEDDRLRGRREAALSAEARVSRVCVDVCVHPLVVQRCKADLRFKAFFATICLRRLMPLEQLLLLQRTREREESANQPCRPSSLLEGALPSERRAWGAAGEEEASAAPSRLSSLFCFVEDEGGKQQRVEDACGFFGRKEREAIEGIAVNAAARGQDPAQLAASAGELVVAPHSLRFPKLLYKGGKEAHLHVLQQDCVAERRREAARGDGGSGKGAKRTASAAGGAREANAGGREGGAPTAKGAGEGPGGESGGGTDEQPREIIMPSAAEVEHLRQDMRRLEEERRRKKRGEEDAAEDLIAAALRAREEAARASSHRETCGRGVARRSGPLIEVLAEEAFPLEREDLATRDAAPRPAADSRRGEAAAEEPDGGDPSAAPGGAGKTPPSHHLGDEKFLQQVTTRRLLREARAASPPPPPPLSRFPCSASPPSPAGASASASAPPEAPPSPSPPSPSPVAASAAASVSALLASSLDTAASAVPPAPAEAPLWRVTHRALAAARAAERGGASPSADAETGEARLPDAREICIAFALPLDPQALHVEGTERELEVSGVMLTPGEEKKTPFCIRVPLPYAIDPDEVEARLKKKKNLLTLLCRPTGL, encoded by the exons ATGtctttcgccgccgctccgcccgccgcgggcatcgcgcagcaggcgcaggcgctgtgGGCGATGCTCGATGACCTCGCAGAGTCAGACCCCGAGAGGTATCGCCGCTTCATTCAGCAGCAaatggaggaggcgcgcggcgcccaagGTGCTGCATcatcctcttctccctcatCTTCATCTTCTCCACCTCCTTTATCTTCATCAcctccgtcgtcttcatcttcttcatCTGCTTCTGCATCTCCTTCCTCGTTGTCGCAGTCTTCCCCGCCTCCCGATCCGTTTCGACCTTCTCCGGGCTTCGTGATTCGAACGCAGCTCAACATTCTGTCTCCAGTTGGAGGTGCAGACAGCAGGAAGGCGTCTGCTCTCGAGTCagagtctcctccgccgctgatTGAGGAGCTTGACGATTTCGGCGCGAAGCAaccgagcgccgcgaagccggcgactggagaaagaaagacgcTGGAAGTACTGGAGTACTTTGTGAacgtctgcttctctccactcgtgaaggcgccgacgccgaagagcgcgGACGGTGTATGCACACTCCCGGAGCAGCTCGACGACGCGTTCCTCCCCATCAGCGTCGGTttccggcgcctgctgccggtGAAAGACAAGCGCGACACGGCGCTCTCTGCCGACGCGCGACCAGAGCAGGGCGGCCTcgcaagcgccgcggagaagctgcAGGCCGTCCCACTCTTCTTggatgaggaagaagacgatcgcctgcgagggcggcgcgaggcggcgctttcGGCCGAGgcccgcgtctctcgcgtgtgCGTCGACGTGTGCGTCCATCCCCTCGTCGTGCAGCGGTGCAAGGCAGACCTGCGCTTCAAAGCGTTTTTTGCCACGATCTGCCTCCGGCGGCTGATGCCTCTggagcagctcctcctcctgcagcggacgcgcgagagagaagaatcGGCGAACCAGCCGTGCCGCccgtcttcgcttctcgagggcgcgctgccgagtgagcggagggcgtggggtgccgcaggcgaggaagaggcctccgctgctccctcgcgtctctcgtctctgtTCTGCTTCGtggaggacgagggcggcaagcagcagcgcgtcgaagacgcctgcggcttcttcggtcggaaggagagagaggcgatcGAAGGCATCGCGGTGaacgctgccgcgcgaggccaggaccccgcgcagctggcagcctccgccggcgagctcgtcgtcgccccgcACTCGCTCAGATTTCCCAAGCTCCTCTACAAAGGCGGCAAGGAGGCGCATCTCCACGTGCTGCAGCAAGACTGtgtcgcagagcgccgccgcgaggctgcgcgaggcgacggcggcagcgggaagggcgcgaagcgcacggcgagcgctgccggaggagcgcgggaggcgaacgctggcggccgcgagggcggcgcgccgacagccaagggcgcgggagagggcCCCGGGGGGgaaagcggaggcgggacagacgagcagccgcgcgaaaTCATCatgccgtccgcggcggaggtggAGCACCTGCGCCAGGACATGCGCAGGTTggaggaagagaggcggaggaagaagcgcggggaggaagacgcagcagaagaTCTGattgcggcggcgctgcgcgcgagagaggaagcagccAGGGCCTCTTCGCACCGAGAgacctgcggccgcggcgtggcTCGCCGCTCAGGTCCGCTCATTGAGGTACTCGCCGAAGAGGCTTTTCCGCTCGAGCGAGAAGACCTCGCGActcgagacgccgcgccgcggccggcagcggacagccgccgcggcgaggcagccgcggaggagccggATGGAGGAGACCCCTCCGCTGCCCCGGGCGGAGCAGGCAAAACGCCGCCGTCCCATCACCTCGGCGACGAGAAGTTCCTGCAGCAGGTGAccacgcgccgccttctgcgtgaggcgcgcgctgcctctcctccccctccgcctccactgTCTCGCTTTCCTTGCTCGGCGtcaccgccttcgcctgcgggcgccagcgcctcggcctccgcgcctcccgaggctccgccctcgccctcgcctccgtcgccgtctcctgttgccgcctctgcggcagcttcggtctctgcgctgctggcctcttcgctggacaccgcggcgtccgccgtcCCCCCGGCGCCGGCTGAAGCGCCGCTGTGGCGGGTGACGCatcgcgcgctggcggctgcccgcgcggcggagcgtggaggcgcgtcgccgagtgcagacgcggagaccggAGAGGCACGCCTTCCTGATGCTCGCGAGATCTGCATTGCCTTCGCGCTCCCACTTGATCCGCAGGCGCTCCATGTCGAGGGCACCGAGCGCGAACTCGAAGTCTCAGGCGTGATGCTGACCCccggagaagaaaagaaaacgccCTTCTGCATTCGAGTTCCGCTGCCATACGCCATCGACCCCGACGAG GTTGAGGCGAGGCtaaagaagaagaagaatcTCCTCACGCTGCTGTGCCGGCCGACTGGACTATGA